One stretch of Chitinophaga pendula DNA includes these proteins:
- a CDS encoding iron-containing alcohol dehydrogenase family protein, whose protein sequence is MKFRNFKLVGYVIFGRGSFNQLDEILAPQRKGDAPMIFFVDHFFQDQPAFVSRIPLQGKDKVVFIDVTHEPKTTYVDQVRDELVAEFGEVSGIIGIGGGSVMDMAKAVALMMKNPGSSADYQGWDLVKVPGVYKVGIPTISGTGAEVSRTCVLTGPTRKLGMNSDFTPFDQIVLDPELIKGVPVNQQFYTAMDCYIHCIESLEGTYLNAFSRSYGEKALELCQEIFLQKDRWDDDADEKLMMASYAGGMSIAYSQVGVAHAVSYGLAYLLGTKHGIGNCIVFDKLEEFYPQGVKEFKQMVAKHNIEIPQGITKGLTDEQFDTMINVSLGMAPLWENALGKDWQQQMTRERLRALYERL, encoded by the coding sequence ATGAAATTCAGGAACTTCAAACTGGTTGGATATGTGATATTCGGAAGAGGATCATTTAACCAGCTGGACGAAATACTTGCGCCACAGCGGAAGGGAGATGCACCGATGATCTTTTTTGTGGACCATTTTTTCCAGGACCAGCCGGCATTTGTTTCGCGAATACCTTTACAAGGGAAAGACAAGGTAGTATTCATCGATGTGACTCATGAGCCCAAAACTACTTATGTGGATCAGGTACGTGATGAGTTGGTCGCTGAGTTTGGCGAAGTATCCGGTATCATCGGTATTGGCGGTGGTTCTGTAATGGACATGGCCAAAGCCGTTGCCCTGATGATGAAGAATCCGGGGTCTTCTGCCGATTATCAAGGTTGGGACCTGGTGAAAGTACCCGGGGTATACAAAGTAGGTATCCCTACGATCTCCGGAACGGGGGCAGAAGTAAGTCGTACCTGCGTGCTTACCGGACCTACCCGCAAACTGGGTATGAACTCTGACTTTACACCTTTTGATCAGATCGTATTGGATCCTGAATTAATAAAAGGAGTACCGGTGAACCAGCAGTTTTACACTGCAATGGACTGTTACATACATTGCATTGAGTCCCTGGAAGGAACCTATCTTAATGCCTTTAGCCGGTCTTATGGAGAAAAGGCGCTCGAGTTATGCCAGGAGATATTCTTGCAAAAAGACCGTTGGGATGACGATGCAGACGAGAAACTGATGATGGCTTCTTATGCTGGTGGTATGAGTATAGCGTACTCTCAGGTGGGGGTAGCACATGCGGTAAGTTATGGCCTCGCTTATCTGTTGGGTACCAAACATGGTATCGGTAACTGTATCGTATTCGATAAGCTGGAAGAGTTCTATCCGCAGGGAGTGAAAGAGTTTAAGCAGATGGTGGCTAAACATAACATTGAAATCCCCCAAGGAATTACCAAGGGACTTACTGATGAGCAGTTTGACACTATGATCAATGTATCACTCGGTATGGCCCCGTTGTGGGAGAATGCACTCGGTAAAGACTGGCAGCAGCAGATGACCCGTGAGCGTCTCCGGGCGTTGTACGAGCGGTTGTAA
- the kdsB gene encoding 3-deoxy-manno-octulosonate cytidylyltransferase, protein MKKVALIPARYGATRFPGKLMAKLGGKSVIVRTYESAVDTGVFDDVIVVCDSDVIYNEVVSNGGKAIRSQKEHECGTDRIAEAVVDMDVDIVVNVQGDEPFTKREPLEKLLQVFEGEEGKKVQVASLMQVLTDPVSIEDPNFVKVAVDKQFNALFFSRSVIPYPRNKEVVSIYYEHIGVYAFRKQTLLEFTQLPMSPLEAAEKIECLRYLENGIPMKMVVTDYMGVEIDTPEDLVKAERLL, encoded by the coding sequence ATGAAAAAAGTAGCATTGATCCCGGCACGTTACGGCGCTACCCGTTTTCCGGGTAAACTGATGGCCAAGTTAGGCGGTAAATCAGTGATTGTTCGCACTTATGAATCTGCCGTGGACACCGGTGTATTCGATGATGTGATCGTCGTTTGTGACAGTGACGTGATCTATAATGAGGTCGTGTCCAACGGTGGTAAGGCGATCAGGAGCCAAAAGGAGCATGAATGTGGCACTGACCGTATTGCAGAGGCAGTGGTAGATATGGATGTTGATATTGTAGTGAACGTACAGGGAGATGAGCCTTTTACCAAAAGGGAACCCCTGGAAAAATTGCTGCAGGTATTTGAAGGAGAGGAGGGAAAAAAAGTACAGGTAGCATCTTTGATGCAGGTACTGACGGATCCAGTTTCCATAGAAGATCCGAACTTTGTAAAAGTGGCGGTAGATAAACAATTCAATGCCCTGTTCTTTTCCCGTTCAGTGATACCATATCCGCGGAATAAGGAAGTAGTCAGTATCTATTACGAGCATATAGGCGTATACGCTTTCCGTAAACAAACGCTGCTGGAATTCACGCAGTTGCCTATGAGTCCGTTGGAGGCTGCAGAGAAGATTGAATGCCTTCGCTATCTGGAAAACGGGATCCCGATGAAGATGGTGGTAACCGATTATATGGGGGTGGAAATAGATACACCGGAAGATCTGGTGAAAGCGGAGCGTTTGTTGTAA
- a CDS encoding DegT/DnrJ/EryC1/StrS family aminotransferase, producing the protein MPGYEFFGAEERKEVNDVLETGILMRYGFDGPRKGIWKAKELEQAICDKLQVTYAQLTSSGTTALTTAMAALGIGAGDEVIMPTFTFVASFESVFSVGATPVLVDIDDTLTLDPKAVEAAITPRTKAIMPVHMCGAMADLDALKSLCEKHNLLLLEDACQSFGATYKGKAVGSIGHAGTFSFDFVKTITCAEGGGIITNDKEVYTKCDAYSDHGHDHLGVDRGADLHPYMGYNYRISELHAAVGLAQIRKLDIFLEIQRNTKKIFKDALSTIPEVTFRRLPDEAGDSATFLGFFLPTADQARNAAAAMKAAGLPTFYYFDNNWHYIRNWHHFKQIATLNRFAPGLEQAIEIYKTKEFPASDAIISRCIFTPINLGWSETEIKERTDKLVNAVKSAL; encoded by the coding sequence ATGCCTGGATATGAATTCTTTGGTGCAGAAGAAAGAAAGGAAGTCAACGACGTATTAGAAACGGGTATTCTGATGCGTTATGGTTTTGACGGTCCTCGTAAAGGGATTTGGAAGGCAAAGGAACTGGAGCAGGCGATTTGCGACAAGTTGCAGGTAACCTATGCACAGCTAACTTCCAGTGGTACCACTGCGTTAACTACCGCTATGGCTGCATTGGGTATTGGTGCCGGTGATGAGGTGATTATGCCGACCTTTACTTTCGTAGCTAGTTTTGAGTCTGTATTCTCCGTGGGAGCTACTCCCGTTCTAGTTGATATTGATGATACGCTTACTCTGGACCCCAAGGCCGTTGAAGCAGCGATCACGCCGCGGACTAAAGCCATTATGCCTGTTCACATGTGCGGAGCTATGGCAGATCTCGATGCCTTGAAGAGCCTCTGTGAAAAGCATAACCTGTTATTGCTAGAAGATGCCTGCCAGTCATTTGGTGCTACTTATAAAGGTAAGGCAGTAGGTAGTATCGGTCATGCCGGTACTTTCTCCTTTGACTTTGTGAAGACGATCACTTGTGCAGAAGGTGGTGGTATCATCACCAATGATAAAGAGGTGTATACCAAATGTGATGCTTATTCCGACCATGGCCATGATCATCTTGGTGTGGACCGCGGTGCTGATCTGCATCCGTATATGGGATATAACTATCGTATATCTGAACTGCATGCAGCTGTGGGACTGGCCCAGATCAGAAAGCTGGATATATTCCTGGAGATACAACGGAATACTAAGAAGATATTTAAGGATGCGTTGTCAACGATTCCGGAAGTGACTTTCCGCCGTCTGCCAGATGAAGCTGGTGACAGTGCTACTTTCTTAGGATTTTTCCTGCCTACGGCAGATCAGGCTCGTAATGCCGCTGCTGCCATGAAAGCAGCGGGTCTGCCTACTTTTTACTATTTCGATAACAACTGGCACTATATACGCAACTGGCATCATTTCAAACAGATAGCAACACTAAACCGTTTTGCACCTGGTCTGGAACAGGCGATAGAGATCTATAAAACGAAAGAATTTCCTGCCTCCGATGCTATTATCAGCCGTTGTATCTTTACGCCTATTAACCTGGGCTGGAGTGAGACGGAGATAAAAGAGCGTACCGATAAGCTGGTGAACGCTGTAAAAAGCGCTTTATAG
- a CDS encoding CAP domain-containing protein — translation MLCIYLCSCTKDKTLIAPDTPGPLHPPAVDSFPENKVDRTALLTLVNGLRSRGCNCGDVKMPPVPALTWNGTLEKAGWLHSKDMFEKKYFDHISPAGTTPGNRVDAVGYNWTAVGENIARGDMDEQGVILGWLTSPKHCQNMMAAQYREFAVGKYDNNWTMVLANRK, via the coding sequence TTGCTATGCATCTACCTGTGTAGTTGTACCAAAGACAAAACACTGATCGCACCAGACACACCAGGACCGCTGCATCCTCCTGCCGTCGATTCATTTCCAGAAAACAAAGTGGACCGTACCGCCCTGCTAACGCTGGTAAATGGCCTGCGCTCCAGAGGCTGCAATTGCGGAGATGTGAAAATGCCCCCGGTACCTGCCCTCACTTGGAACGGCACCCTCGAAAAAGCTGGCTGGCTGCATAGTAAGGACATGTTTGAAAAGAAATATTTCGACCATATTTCTCCTGCTGGCACTACACCAGGCAACCGCGTAGACGCAGTTGGTTATAACTGGACAGCTGTAGGAGAGAACATCGCCCGGGGAGATATGGACGAGCAGGGAGTAATACTGGGATGGCTAACTAGCCCCAAACATTGTCAGAATATGATGGCTGCTCAATATCGGGAGTTTGCCGTAGGTAAATATGATAATAATTGGACCATGGTACTGGCCAATCGTAAATAA
- a CDS encoding glycoside hydrolase family 25 protein — MTARLRIKKSWRLPLLLVVVMGIAFGAYLWWRGEEEINFVRYEEFGIAMPVTYSVHGIDVSKFQKDINWQAVRQMNVDNIRLSFVFVKATEGITRQDASFQRNWHKAGQAGLIRGAYHFFYATRDPLKQAINFQNVVQLQSGDLPPVLDIEVHNNQPAAVIRSTARIWLEEMEKVYGVKPIIYTNLKFYETYLGSEFDDYPLWIAHYYQQQRPRIERPWVFWQHSDIGRVNGISTTVDFNVFKGDSAALVKMCLP, encoded by the coding sequence ATGACAGCAAGATTACGTATTAAAAAATCGTGGCGCCTGCCTTTACTATTAGTGGTGGTAATGGGCATTGCGTTCGGAGCCTACCTTTGGTGGCGAGGGGAGGAGGAAATCAATTTTGTCCGGTATGAGGAATTCGGCATTGCCATGCCAGTCACTTATTCCGTGCATGGAATAGACGTCTCCAAGTTCCAAAAGGACATTAACTGGCAGGCCGTACGACAGATGAATGTTGATAACATTCGCTTATCCTTTGTATTTGTGAAAGCGACGGAGGGTATTACCCGGCAGGATGCATCGTTTCAACGTAACTGGCATAAAGCGGGGCAGGCAGGATTGATACGGGGGGCCTATCATTTCTTTTATGCTACCCGCGACCCTTTGAAGCAAGCAATTAATTTTCAGAATGTAGTGCAGCTGCAATCCGGCGATCTGCCACCCGTGCTGGATATAGAAGTGCATAATAATCAGCCTGCCGCGGTGATCCGGAGCACGGCCCGTATCTGGTTGGAGGAAATGGAAAAGGTCTATGGGGTAAAGCCCATTATTTATACGAACCTCAAATTCTATGAGACCTACCTTGGTAGTGAGTTTGATGATTATCCTTTATGGATAGCCCATTACTATCAGCAGCAGCGCCCCAGGATAGAACGTCCCTGGGTGTTTTGGCAACATAGTGACATTGGCAGGGTAAATGGTATCAGTACTACGGTGGACTTTAATGTATTCAAGGGCGATAGTGCGGCACTTGTTAAAATGTGCCTGCCATAA
- a CDS encoding SPASM domain-containing protein → MPDFNLNDTLNLASKFTFRRAWNAGKVLSSFFMSKWTGKPIQWGYPVSMSFEPTTSCNLRCPECPSGLRAFTRPTGMLQVDFFRKTIDEISKELLYLIFYFQGEPYLNTGFLEMVKYASEKGLYTATSTNAHYLTDANARKTVESGLDRLIISIDGTTQDVYTQYRVGGQLHKVIEGAKNIVKWKKELKSKTPFVFFQFLVVKPNEHQIEDIKRLAKEIGVDEVRFKTAQVYDYEEGNRLIPTIDKYSRYHKNEDGTYSIKNKLGNQCWRLWHSPVVTWDGLVVPCCFDKDAQHRLGDLKKSSFKALWHDEQYIRFRTQLMSGRKNIDICANCSEGTRVWG, encoded by the coding sequence ATGCCGGATTTTAACCTGAATGATACGCTGAACCTGGCTTCTAAATTTACATTCCGTAGAGCCTGGAACGCGGGAAAAGTACTGAGTAGCTTCTTCATGAGCAAGTGGACCGGAAAACCTATACAATGGGGGTACCCCGTTTCCATGTCTTTCGAGCCTACCACCTCCTGCAATCTTCGCTGCCCGGAATGCCCCAGTGGCTTGAGAGCATTTACCCGCCCTACAGGTATGTTACAGGTGGATTTCTTCCGCAAAACGATCGATGAGATTTCGAAAGAGCTGTTATACCTGATCTTTTACTTCCAGGGAGAGCCCTATCTCAATACCGGCTTTCTTGAGATGGTTAAATATGCTTCGGAGAAAGGACTGTACACAGCTACCTCCACCAATGCCCATTACCTGACAGATGCCAACGCCCGCAAAACCGTAGAAAGCGGCCTGGATAGACTCATCATCTCCATAGATGGTACTACACAGGACGTGTATACACAATACCGGGTAGGCGGACAACTTCACAAAGTAATAGAAGGAGCCAAAAATATTGTGAAATGGAAAAAGGAACTGAAATCCAAAACACCCTTCGTTTTCTTTCAATTCCTGGTGGTAAAACCAAACGAACACCAGATAGAGGACATTAAACGCCTGGCAAAAGAAATTGGTGTCGATGAAGTACGCTTTAAAACAGCACAGGTATATGATTATGAAGAAGGAAACCGCCTTATTCCTACTATCGATAAATACAGCCGATATCACAAAAATGAAGACGGCACTTATTCCATCAAGAACAAATTAGGCAATCAATGTTGGAGGCTCTGGCACTCACCTGTAGTTACCTGGGATGGACTGGTGGTGCCTTGCTGTTTTGATAAGGATGCTCAACATCGCCTTGGCGACCTGAAAAAATCCTCTTTCAAAGCCCTATGGCATGACGAACAGTATATTCGTTTCCGTACCCAACTGATGTCAGGCCGTAAAAATATTGATATCTGTGCAAATTGTAGTGAGGGGACAAGGGTGTGGGGATGA
- a CDS encoding YtxH domain-containing protein, with product MNNSSKAVVSFIVGAAVGVAVGYFLNSDKKDELVDKLKYQADKLKDKFKQKRSEFEDALENELS from the coding sequence ATGAACAACAGTTCCAAAGCCGTGGTTTCTTTTATTGTTGGGGCAGCAGTAGGAGTAGCGGTTGGTTATTTCCTGAACTCTGATAAAAAAGATGAACTGGTAGACAAGCTGAAATACCAGGCAGACAAATTGAAGGATAAGTTCAAACAGAAACGTTCTGAATTTGAAGATGCACTGGAAAACGAGCTTTCTTAA
- a CDS encoding AI-2E family transporter yields the protein MSTLDNERLKQIAFLLILILWGILLFCELYGLFPGLLGALTLYILSRRWMFHLVERRKWRPSLAAALLMFLSFIIILLPFGMLVNLLTSKVSYAVTHSSELLKGMQTINNRIQELAGVNLLSTARLEKFTENITAILPTFVGATFNTLTAIAIMYFLLYFMLVNARKMEETLYEYIPLKDENVIRLGLEFKTTIYSNAVGIPLIALLQSIVALIGYFIFQVPQPIFWFVVTCFTAMLPIIGAAAVYVPMGVYLIAAGNTWQGIGVLAYGFLVIGTSDNLFRMMLNRKIGDVHPLITVFGVIIGISLFGFIGLIFGPVLISMFIMLLKIYSNEYLVKKREVKIIGKN from the coding sequence ATGAGTACACTTGATAACGAACGCCTCAAACAGATCGCCTTCCTCCTCATCCTTATCCTCTGGGGAATATTATTGTTCTGCGAACTGTATGGACTTTTCCCAGGCCTCCTGGGAGCATTGACCCTCTACATCCTGTCCCGCAGATGGATGTTCCACCTTGTAGAACGACGCAAATGGAGACCGAGCCTGGCCGCCGCCTTGCTGATGTTCCTCTCGTTCATCATCATCCTGCTGCCTTTCGGTATGCTCGTTAACCTGCTTACTTCCAAAGTAAGTTATGCCGTTACTCACTCCTCCGAACTGCTCAAAGGCATGCAGACGATTAACAATCGTATCCAGGAACTGGCCGGCGTTAATCTCCTGTCTACCGCACGCCTGGAAAAATTCACGGAAAACATCACCGCTATCCTGCCCACCTTTGTAGGCGCCACGTTTAATACCCTCACCGCTATCGCCATCATGTACTTCCTGCTTTATTTTATGCTGGTCAACGCCCGCAAAATGGAAGAGACATTATATGAATATATCCCCCTCAAAGATGAAAACGTGATCCGCCTGGGACTGGAGTTTAAAACAACCATTTACTCCAATGCCGTAGGTATCCCCCTCATCGCGTTGTTGCAAAGCATCGTGGCATTGATAGGATATTTTATATTCCAGGTACCCCAACCCATCTTCTGGTTTGTAGTGACTTGTTTTACCGCCATGCTGCCTATTATTGGAGCCGCAGCTGTCTACGTCCCTATGGGGGTATACCTCATCGCTGCCGGCAATACCTGGCAGGGTATAGGCGTACTGGCGTATGGCTTCCTTGTAATCGGTACCTCTGATAACCTGTTTAGGATGATGCTTAACAGAAAGATAGGCGACGTACATCCACTGATCACCGTATTTGGAGTGATCATCGGTATCAGCCTCTTCGGCTTTATCGGACTTATTTTTGGTCCGGTACTGATCTCCATGTTCATCATGCTGCTGAAGATCTATTCCAACGAATACCTGGTAAAAAAGAGAGAGGTGAAGATTATAGGGAAGAATTAA
- the nadD gene encoding nicotinate (nicotinamide) nucleotide adenylyltransferase gives MKIGLYFGSFNPIHTGHLIIANYVAYNTDLDKVWLVVSPQNPLKASSSLLNEHHRFHLVELAVKDEPRLRASNIEFSLPRPSYTIDTLTYLEEKFPTQEFSIIMGSDSFQNITRWKNYQQLVQRYPIYVYRRPGHEVGELPGARVLVLDAPMLDISATSIREWIKEGRSVRYMVPDNVLAYINENNYYK, from the coding sequence ATGAAGATAGGCTTGTATTTCGGTTCCTTTAACCCAATACATACCGGGCATCTGATCATTGCCAATTATGTGGCATATAATACGGACCTGGACAAAGTATGGCTGGTGGTATCTCCACAAAATCCGCTGAAGGCCTCTTCTTCACTGCTGAATGAGCATCACCGTTTTCACTTGGTAGAACTGGCAGTAAAGGATGAGCCCCGGTTGAGGGCCAGCAATATTGAATTTTCCTTACCCCGTCCTTCTTATACCATAGATACCTTAACTTATCTGGAAGAAAAGTTCCCTACACAGGAGTTCTCCATTATTATGGGAAGTGACAGTTTCCAGAACATTACTCGTTGGAAGAACTATCAGCAGCTGGTGCAGCGTTATCCTATATATGTATACCGTCGTCCCGGACATGAAGTGGGGGAACTGCCTGGTGCACGGGTGCTGGTATTGGATGCTCCTATGCTGGATATCAGTGCCACCAGTATCCGGGAGTGGATCAAGGAAGGGCGTTCTGTACGCTATATGGTGCCGGATAATGTATTAGCCTATATTAACGAGAACAACTATTATAAATAG
- the paaD gene encoding 1,2-phenylacetyl-CoA epoxidase subunit PaaD, with protein MSEDAIISAVYASLEQVMDPEIPVLTVLDLGMITQVSVTEAGILIKMIPTFAACPAVTYIKDNIRSTVAHDLGMPVQVEVDKETHWHSNRLSVEAKEKLRNFGIAAPQVHNGEVHAEIMLHTACPHCGSEQTYLRSPFGSTLCRAIHFCKACGMAFEQFKPVE; from the coding sequence ATGTCAGAAGATGCGATCATATCAGCTGTATATGCTTCCTTGGAGCAGGTGATGGATCCTGAGATACCAGTGCTGACGGTACTGGACCTGGGGATGATTACGCAAGTCAGTGTAACTGAAGCGGGTATATTGATCAAGATGATCCCTACGTTTGCTGCCTGCCCGGCGGTGACCTATATAAAAGATAATATCCGGAGTACTGTGGCGCATGATCTGGGGATGCCGGTACAGGTGGAAGTAGATAAGGAGACGCACTGGCATAGTAACCGGTTGAGTGTGGAAGCCAAGGAAAAACTGCGCAATTTTGGCATTGCGGCGCCCCAGGTACATAATGGAGAGGTGCATGCGGAGATAATGCTACATACTGCATGTCCTCATTGTGGTAGTGAGCAGACGTATCTGCGGTCGCCTTTCGGCTCGACGTTATGTCGTGCGATCCACTTCTGCAAGGCCTGCGGGATGGCCTTTGAGCAATTTAAGCCAGTGGAGTAA
- the paaC gene encoding 1,2-phenylacetyl-CoA epoxidase subunit PaaC, protein MTTSLNTDIAVTDLITKMADDELIIGHRNSEWTGLGPVMEEDIAFSSMAQDKIGHALALYTILHEQLQGADPDQFAFMREASAFKCCHLVELPIGDYDFSLMRHFLFDHAEAVRYRHLLQSSYTPLKQLSQKVKGELKYHTLHANAWLLQLCRAGADSHARMQAALDTCFPLACGIFEPAADEVEALLIAEAIYPGEEVLYNEWLDQIYPILAQAGLNLPDVAQVRPAYGGRGGQHTKWLVPMLNEMGAVFRLDPQASW, encoded by the coding sequence ATGACTACATCACTTAATACAGATATTGCCGTTACCGATCTTATTACCAAGATGGCAGATGATGAGCTGATCATCGGGCATCGTAATTCCGAATGGACGGGGTTAGGGCCGGTGATGGAAGAGGACATTGCTTTTTCTTCGATGGCCCAGGATAAAATCGGCCATGCCCTAGCTTTATACACCATATTACATGAGCAGTTACAGGGTGCTGACCCTGATCAGTTTGCCTTTATGAGGGAGGCGTCGGCTTTTAAATGTTGTCATCTGGTGGAGTTACCGATTGGCGACTATGATTTCAGCTTGATGCGTCACTTTTTATTTGATCATGCGGAGGCGGTACGATACCGGCATTTGCTGCAAAGCAGTTATACCCCGTTGAAACAGTTGTCGCAAAAGGTGAAGGGAGAGTTGAAGTATCACACGTTACACGCGAATGCCTGGTTATTGCAATTGTGCAGGGCTGGTGCTGACAGTCATGCGCGGATGCAGGCGGCATTAGATACTTGTTTTCCGCTGGCTTGCGGCATATTTGAGCCCGCTGCTGACGAGGTGGAGGCTTTGCTGATAGCAGAGGCGATATATCCCGGAGAGGAAGTATTATATAATGAATGGTTAGATCAGATCTATCCGATACTGGCACAGGCAGGGTTGAACCTGCCGGATGTGGCACAGGTGCGGCCTGCTTACGGCGGGCGTGGCGGTCAGCATACGAAATGGCTGGTGCCTATGCTGAATGAGATGGGAGCTGTATTTAGGCTGGATCCACAGGCCAGCTGGTAG
- the paaB gene encoding 1,2-phenylacetyl-CoA epoxidase subunit PaaB: MSESLDPRINRLKLGNAGEVIKVEEGENWQVYEVFHQEKRGAHHEHVGCVHAPDAQLALVFAKEQFGRRKKCVNLWVVRSADILAFDAEDEDMFANNIEKTYRDASGFKVMDKINKFKQAGKAAPQQ, from the coding sequence ATGAGCGAATCATTAGATCCACGTATAAACCGGTTAAAATTAGGGAATGCCGGAGAGGTGATCAAGGTGGAAGAAGGGGAGAACTGGCAGGTATATGAAGTATTTCACCAGGAAAAGAGGGGAGCGCACCATGAACATGTGGGTTGTGTACATGCTCCGGATGCGCAACTGGCATTGGTATTTGCCAAGGAACAGTTTGGCCGCCGTAAGAAGTGTGTAAATCTTTGGGTGGTGCGCAGTGCGGATATCCTTGCTTTTGATGCAGAAGACGAAGATATGTTTGCCAACAATATAGAGAAAACCTACCGGGATGCCAGCGGCTTTAAGGTGATGGATAAGATCAACAAATTTAAGCAGGCAGGTAAGGCTGCGCCGCAGCAATAG
- the paaA gene encoding 1,2-phenylacetyl-CoA epoxidase subunit PaaA produces MYGGGYIFDEPNRKQQREEQLHDDPEKLAAFEDRITRGEKIEPGDWMPAEYRRQLIRLIEQHAHSEIIGALPEGTWITRAPGFKRKLALIAKVQDEIGHGQLLYNAAETLGKSREAMINDLLSGKSKYSNVFNYPAETWADVTVIGFLIDAAAIVNQIANSKGSYGPYCRALERICYEESFHLKQGHDAFIELATGTPEQKAMLQDALNRWWQPIMHFFGPPDKNSTHSEKLMQWKVKMASNDDMRNQFLDTYVPKIWELGLTLPDPLLKKNDSTGKWEYSDPDWDLFFKVINGDGPCNQERLSVRKWAEEHGRWVRKALMNPTQQKTVPAA; encoded by the coding sequence ATGTACGGTGGCGGATATATTTTTGACGAGCCCAACAGGAAACAGCAGCGAGAGGAACAGCTGCACGACGATCCTGAGAAGCTGGCGGCATTTGAGGACCGCATCACCCGGGGAGAGAAGATAGAGCCCGGGGACTGGATGCCTGCTGAATATCGCCGGCAGTTAATACGATTGATAGAACAACATGCGCATTCCGAGATCATTGGTGCGTTGCCGGAAGGTACCTGGATCACCCGGGCACCTGGTTTTAAGCGTAAATTGGCGTTGATTGCCAAAGTACAGGATGAGATTGGGCATGGTCAGTTATTATATAATGCGGCGGAGACCCTGGGAAAATCCCGGGAAGCGATGATCAACGACTTGCTCAGTGGTAAATCCAAATATTCCAATGTATTTAATTATCCGGCGGAGACCTGGGCGGATGTGACGGTGATAGGATTCCTGATAGATGCGGCAGCTATTGTAAACCAGATTGCCAATTCTAAGGGGTCTTATGGCCCTTATTGCCGTGCGTTGGAAAGGATCTGTTATGAGGAGAGTTTTCATCTGAAGCAAGGGCATGATGCTTTCATCGAGCTGGCTACCGGTACGCCGGAGCAAAAGGCGATGCTTCAGGATGCGCTGAACAGGTGGTGGCAACCTATCATGCATTTTTTCGGCCCTCCGGACAAAAACTCTACTCACAGTGAAAAGCTGATGCAGTGGAAGGTGAAGATGGCGAGCAATGATGATATGCGTAATCAGTTCCTGGATACTTACGTCCCCAAGATATGGGAGCTGGGGCTTACTTTACCGGATCCGCTGTTGAAGAAAAATGACAGCACGGGCAAGTGGGAATATTCTGATCCGGACTGGGATCTCTTCTTCAAAGTGATCAATGGAGATGGCCCTTGCAACCAGGAGCGGTTGAGTGTGCGCAAATGGGCGGAAGAGCATGGCCGGTGGGTGAGGAAAGCTTTGATGAATCCTACGCAACAGAAGACGGTGCCTGCTGCCTGA
- a CDS encoding DUF922 domain-containing protein, producing MISAHHILLLAILLLPCGHITSAQQKSILKLSFSIDSITLSADGDTIMYPSRPLQYHDFPVRTSASGTSAAVSFTSFSYTGSSMRRKDTLQVQLSLQVFFVKSGSWMRPDARSNYTLTHEQLHFDITWLVAMRFRQKILDAALSLDDYDSYIQYEYLESFREMNQQQERFDRDTRHGLDPSAQKRWEQSIQQRKLPDE from the coding sequence GTGATCTCCGCTCACCATATACTACTTCTGGCCATCCTCCTGTTACCTTGCGGCCATATTACCAGTGCGCAGCAAAAGAGTATATTAAAACTCTCATTCTCAATAGATAGTATCACCCTATCCGCAGATGGCGATACCATTATGTATCCATCCCGGCCATTGCAATACCATGATTTTCCCGTAAGGACTTCGGCCAGCGGCACCAGCGCCGCCGTATCTTTTACCAGCTTTTCCTATACAGGCAGTAGTATGCGCCGCAAAGACACCTTACAGGTACAACTCTCCCTGCAGGTCTTTTTTGTGAAAAGCGGCTCCTGGATGCGACCCGATGCACGCAGTAATTACACGCTTACACACGAACAACTGCATTTCGATATCACCTGGCTGGTCGCCATGCGGTTCCGCCAAAAAATACTGGATGCAGCCCTTAGCCTCGATGACTATGATAGCTACATCCAGTATGAATATCTGGAATCCTTCCGGGAAATGAATCAGCAACAGGAACGTTTCGATCGCGATACCAGACATGGTCTCGACCCCTCCGCGCAAAAACGCTGGGAACAGAGCATACAACAACGCAAGCTCCCGGATGAGTAA